GGGAAAACTGTACAAGTTGTAGGTGAAGTACAAGATTGGTTTAAAATCAACTTCAATGGTGGAACTGGATACGTTAGCAAAGACTTCGTAACAAAAGGCGGTTCAGCTGTATCTAATGAAACACAACAACCTACTAATAACAACAACACTACAGTTCAAACTGGTGGATCATATGTTGTTAACACAGGTGCTTTAAAAGTACGTACAGGTCCAGCTACATACAACCCTGTAATTGGTGGGGTAACAAACGGTAAAGTATTAAACGTTATTGGCGCAGAAAATGGTTGGTACAAAATTAACCATAATGGTCGCACAGGTTATGTAAGCGCTGATTATGTTAAGTTTGTAAAAGGCGGAGTGAACAATGTAGTTACTGGTGGTAACGAAGGTACTAATAACGAAGGTACTAATAACCAAGGTACTAATAATCAAGTACAAAAACCAACAGCGCCAACAGGTGGAGATACATCTTCAATCGCTGGATTCGCTAGATCTTTAAATGGTTCAAAATATGTATTTGGTGGTCAAACTACTGCTGGTTTCGACTGCAGTGGATTCATTCACTACGTATTAAATCAAACTGGTCATTCAGGCGCTCGTCAAACAGTTGCTGGATACTGGAGCTCTAAAACAAAAACTAGCAATCCACAACCAGGTGATTTAGTATACTTCTCTAACACTTATAAATCAGGTCTTTCTCACATGGGTGTTTACTTAGGAAACGGTCAGTTCATTAGTGCAGAGAATGAAAGTGTTGGTGTAAGAATTAGTTCAATTAATAACTCTTACTGGGCTAAACACTTAACAGGTTACACAAAAGCATACTAAGAAAAAGTAGTTTATAAACTACTTTTCGTATAGAGAAAAGGCTTTCCAGGGAAACTTGGGAAGCCTTTTTCACAGTTGTACAAAAAAGTATTATTTCAATTTTCCATGCAAAAATTGTGCATACAAATCATGAAAATAATTAGGGCGAAATAGATTTGCTGCATGTCCAGCTAAAGGGATTTCTTTATATAAAACGTTAGGAAGAATAGATTTTAAATCAAATAGACAAGATTTATAGAGATGATCATGTTCCCCCATTACCCATAAAATAGGGTGTGAGAGTTCTTTTAATTTAGATTTCAAATCGAATTCTAGACGATGTTTGAGCGATTCTACAATAATAGATGAGTGTAATTGTAATCCGAAACGATAATAAATATTTTTTGAAATAACGGCAAACGGGTTAGCTTTTAGTATACCGCTTGGAAAAATAGTATTAGCATACTGAGAAAGCCAAGTCGAATATTCGTCTCCTCGCTTTTCCCAAAAATTTTGAAACACGCTGTATAATCGGGAAGGATTATTATAATGACCGCCAATATGGCAAATACTTAATACCTTTTCAGGATATGTATGTGCAAATATAGTGGCGATATAACACCCATAGCTTAGAGCGCAAATATGTGCTTCTTCGATTCCTTCTTTTTCGTATAGGTCCAATAATTGTTCTACAAGTCGATTTAAAGAAAAGTCAATTGCTTGTCCTTTATCCTCACCGTGACCTAGTAAATCATAAGTTATAATATTATACGAAGAGGAAAAGCGTTTGTATTCTTTTTTGAAGGCACGACGATTTCCAACTAATCCATGAATAAAAATAATGGTTTTCTTTTCTGTATGCTTGTTAGTTTGCAAAAAAGGATACCCCTTTCAATTAATGGGAATTTGTAAGCTGACTTATATATTTTCAATGTGTACACATTAATTTTCATAGGTTAATAAAAAATATTTAATAAGTACCAGGTAATAATATCAGATGTTTATATCTGTTGTAAAGATGAGCCTTTATGTATTTTTTTACAAAACGAAAATACGATATGAATGTTTACATTCAGTTTACATTCATATCGTATTCTAGTTTTAGAAATAGCCGTTTGATTTGAAGTAAGGAGATGAACAAAAATGGAAGTTAGAAATATAGAAAAGAAAAAGGGGAATTGGAGGCAATTTTTACGTCTTATTCAAGACACGAATCCTCCGAAAGGTATTCTTGTTTTTGCATTAATAATGAGTTTGTTTTCAACGGGAGCGAGTTTGTTTATTCCAATGTTAACAAAAGGGTTAGTGGATAATTTTTCACTGTCTTCAATAAGTACGGGGCAAATTGTTGGGTTAGTTGTATTCTTTGTTGTTCAAACAATTGCAGCAGGATTATCGATTTATTTACTCAATTACATTGGACAAAAAATTGTAGCGGGACTTAGGGAAAGATTATGGGGAAAGGTGCTTATTTTACCGGTTTCTTATTATGATCAAAATAGAACAGGCGATACAATTAGTCGTATGACAAATGATACAGGTGTTGTTAAAACTTTGATTTCAGAGCATTTGTCAAACTTGCTAACAGGTGGTATTTCTATTGTTGGATCGTTAATTGTATTATTTGTTTTAGATTGGAAAATGACAGTTCTATTGTTAACGGTTATTCCGTTATCTGTTTTGATTTTAGTTCCGCTCGGAAGGAAAATGTATAAAATTTCAAAAACACTTCAAGATGAAACAGCTTCCTTTACGAGTGTGTTAACGCAAGTGTTATCAGAAATCCGTTTAGTGAAATCTTCAAATACAGAAACGAGAGAATATGAAAATGGCAATAAAGGTATTCAAAAGTTACTACAGTTTGGTTTGAAAGAAGGAAAAGTGCAAGCATTAATTTCACCAGTTATGTCATTTGTTTTAATGGCGTTACTTGTTATTATCGTAGGATATGGTGGAATGCGTGTTTCTAGTGGAGCATTGACGACAGGAGAGCTTGTGGCGTTTATTTTATATTTAGTACAAATTATAATGCCGATGAGTCAGCTATCTATGTTCTTTACGCAGTTTCAGAAGGCAATTGGTGCAACGGAACGAATTAATACAATCTTGGAATATGAAGTAGAAGATCATGTGACAGGTGTGAAGGTAAAGAATGCGAAACAACCGATTGTAATTGAAAATGTAGATTTTGAATATAACGAGGAAGAAAAGATATTAAAGAATATTGACTTCACGATTGAGTCAGGAAAAGTGACGGCAATTGTAGGGCCGAGTGGTAGTGGTAAAACAACATTATTCTCATTATTAGAAAGGTTTTATGAACCAACTAGTGGTGTAATCAAGTTAGGGGAAGAACCGATTTCAACATATTCCTTACAGTCATGGCGACGTCAAATTGGATACGTTTCACAAGACAGTCCGTTAATTGATGGTACAATTCGAGATAATATTTGCTACGGTGTTGAAGGAGAAGTAATTGACGAAGAAATTGAAAGAGTAGCAGCAATGGCATATGTTGATGCGTTTATTCATGACTTACCAAGCGGATATGCAACGGAAGTTGGGGAGCGTGGTGTGAAGCTATCTGGAGGACAAAGACAGAGAATTGCAATTGCTCGTGCTTTACTTCGAAATCCGCAAATTCTTATGTTAGATGAAGCAACTTCAAGCCTTGATAGTAAATCGGAATCGGTGGTTCAAAAAGCATTAAATAATTTAATGAAAGGTAGAACGACTTTAGTTATCGCGCATAGACTTTCAACTGTTGTAGATGCAGACAAAATTATTTTTATTGAAAAAGGGAATCTTACAGGAAGTGGATCACACGATGAACTGTTACGCTCTCATGATATGTACCGAGAATTTGCGACACAGCAGTTGAAAATTAAAGAGGGCGCACTATAGAATGAAAATGATTAGTGGAGGGTGTAGTACTTCACTGATTGTTGATTTTAGAGAGTGATAAAAAGTATGTTAAGCAGAAAGGAGATGATTCCTTTGATACCTAAAATTTTAATTGTAGATGATGACCCGCATATTAGAGAACTTGTTTCTGTATTTTTAGAACGAGAAGGGTTTCAAACGTATGAGGCGGTTGATGGAGTTGATGCTCTTCGCAAAATAGAAGAAGTGAAAGTTGATATGGCAATCCTTGATATTATGATGCCGAATATGGATGGATTTGATTTATGTTATGAATTAAGAAAATACTATGATATCCCGATTCTTATGCTGACTGCTAAAGGGGAAACATCTCAAAAAGTAAAAGGTTTTCACCTCGGGACAGATGATTATCTTGTAAAACCTTTTGATCCTTTAGAATTAGTTGTGCGAGTTAAGGCATTATTGAAACGTTACCAAATTACAGTTTCGCAATCTATTCAAGTTGGAAACGTATTGTTAAATCGTAAAACGTTTGAAGTTACAGTTGGAGAACGAACGGTGCCGCTGCCGCTAAAAGAATTTGAATTACTCTTTACATTAGGATCTAAAGCTGGAAGAACTTGTTCAAGAGAGCAATTAATTGAAGATGTATGGGGATATGATTTTGAAGGAAATGAACGCACACTAGACGTTCATATTAATCGTTTGCGCGAAAAGTTTCAAGAAGAACGATCGAAGTTTAGTATTAAAACGATTAGAGGCTTAGGGTATCGCCTAGAGGTAAGTAAATGAGAAAAAGAGAACGAATGAGTAAGAGTAAGATTTTGAAAGTAATAGGAGCAATAATTGCTCTCTTTTCTTTTCTCACTATAATTTGGTCTATAGCATTTTTTGTAGCGTCTAGTGTAATAAAAGCTCTTGAAATAAAAGTATCGCCTTTTGTTACGTTTCTAATTAGTGATATGGTTGGTTTTTTATTTATTGTTCTTATTTGGATATTAATAGGAGTTTTAATGAGGCCAAGGCGAGAAGCAATGATTAGGACTATAATTGAACCGATACAAAAAATTGCAAAAGGCGATTTCTCCGTAAAAATAAGGAATGAGGAACAGTATGATGGAGAAATTGGTGTACTTGTAAAAAGTATTAATGATATGACAGATGAGCTTAATGCAATGGAGAGAATGAGGCAAGATTTTGTATCAAATGTTTCTCATGAAATACAGTCACCATTAACGTCTATAAAAGGGTTTGCTCGAGCGTTACAAGAAGATACGCTTTCAGATGAAAAAAGGAAGCACTATCTCACGATCATTGAAACCGAAACAACAAGATTATCGAAGCTAAGTCAAAATTTATTGAAGTTAACGCTTTTAGAGTCGGAAGAGTATTCACCGGTGAGGGAGACGTATAGGTTAGATCAACAATTGAAACGAATTGTATTAAATAGCGAGCCACTTTGGAGTGAAAAGGAACTTGAGTTAGAACTTGAGTTGGATAAGGTGTTTATTACCGCAGATCAAGAAAGTATGAACCAAGTGTGGATTAATTTAATTCATAATAGTATTAAATTCACTCCAAATGGTGGAGCAATTACAGTTATATTAAAGCAAAATGATGAGCGAGCAGAAGTGCGAATTTGTGATACTGGTATCGGTATTTCGCAAGAACAAAAACAGCATATATTCGAACGTTTTTACAAAGCTGATTCTTCGCGGAATCGTACCCATGGAGGGAGTGGCTTAGGGCTAGCCATTGTAAAAAAAGTAATTGATCTTCATAAAGGGGAAATAAAGGTAGAGAGTGCGGAAGGGAAGGGGGCAGCATTTATTGTGCGTATCCCGATTTAAGACGGCGGGAGATAGCAAATGGGGGACAAAATGTCTTCCCCTTTTAATTATTCTTTAAAAGTGCCTTTACCATTTTTGCAACTGTATTGATAAGCTTTTCCTTCATTATTCATACGGTATACGTAATGGGATTCTTTATCTTTCTCAAAATCTACGAAAGCTCCTGCACCATTTTTATCATCATCTACATCAATAAATTGAATGTATCGTATAGAATAATCTTTTTTCTCACTCAATCCTCTTTCTTTTAAGTTTTCATGAATGCCATCTACTAATTGGTCGAAAAGCGCCCAATTTAAATTAAGATTTTCAAATGATTCAGTGTGTTTCCCTAAAATACTAGTGTCTTGTATTATTATTTTATTTTCATCGTATTTATAAAAGTATGTAAAATATGGTTCATCTTTAAACACTACCTTTGTATAATAGCTGGTATTATAAAGCGGAGTATATTCTCCAGTTATACTTTGTATATCTTCTTGTTTATAATTTTTTGTGTTTTGGAGGTAATCGGCCGTGTCTTTTTCTATTGCCTTATAATTTAGAGGGTTACCATATGAAAGATATATCCCCAATAATATTATGCATAGTCCGATTACAATAAGTGATAAGAACCATTTTCTTTTTTTCATACTCATACACTCTCCTATGAAGAATCTCCCTTTATTTTACCGTAGTAATGATATATGCGGGAGTTTTTTATTGTGAATTTTCTATAGTTACTTATAAGTAACCTAGGCACATGAAAGTGCATCATTGCGTTTTTATATAAATATAGATACACTTTTCATATAAATGAACAACTGAGAAGAGTAAGGAGTGTTATACTTGGCAGAATTATTACAAGGAAAAAATGCTTTAATTACAGGAGCAGGTAGAGGGATTGGTCGCGCTGTAGCGATTGCATTGGCTAAAGAAGGCGTAAATGTTGGCCTTTTAGCACGTTCGGAAGAAAATTTAAAAGCAGTTGCGAAAGAAGTAGAAGCAGAAGGCGTAAAAGCTGTTATTGCAACTGCCGATGTATCTTCGTATGAAGAGGTTACTACTGCGATTGAAACGTTAAAAAATGGTCTAGGATCTATCGATATTTTAATTAATAACGCTGGTATTTCTAAGTTTGGTAAGTTTTTAGAATTAGACGTTGCTGATTGGGAAAAAATTATCCAAGTAAACTTAATGGGTGTATACTATGCAACTCGTGCAGCTTTACCAAGCATGATTGAACAACAATCTGGTGATATCATTAATATTTCATCTACAGCAGGACAAAAGGGTGCGCCTGTAACAAGTGCATATAGCGCTTCTAAATTTGGTGTTCTTGGCTTAACAGAATCGTTAGCGATGGAAGTTCGTAAACATAACATTCGTGTAACAGCTTTAACACCAAGTACGGTAGCAACAGATATGGCTGTAGATTTAGGGTTAACTGATGGTAATCCTGATAAAGTTATGCAAGCAGAAGATATTGCAGAATTTATCGTAGCGCAGCTGAAATTAAATAAACGTATATTTATTAAATCTGCTGGACTTTGGTCTACTAATCCGTAAGAACAGCAATCCATAAAATGAATGTGAAATAAAGATGGGATATCTATTCTATAATGGAGTGGATATCCTTTTTCTATTTTTAATAACCATAAGAATGGAATTGGACGAAAATTAAGCTTCTATTTTTCTTTAAAATAGGAAAATACTACGGTCAAACTTAATGTAGTTATTACTAAAATACTTAAAATCACGGTTATTAAAATAAATACGGGTTCATTCATATTGTATCTCTCTTTGTTCTTCTTAATCTGTAGGAACGAAATATATAGTGAATAGATTATATTTTATTAAGATTTGAATTTTTTGTATAATGAACAAGGGAGTTTTGAAGAATGAAAGATAAAGTCTGAAGGGAATGGTATTTGCATGAGTAGTATTGATAAATGGACAGCTGTTGATCAATATATGAGTGGTTTATTAATACCAAAAGATTCTACACTGGAAGAAGTCCTTCAAACAAATGCAGCAAGTAATTTACCAGCGCGTGATGTGTCGCCGACTCAAGGTAAGTTTTTGCAATTATTAGTGTAAATTCAAGGAGCTCGCAATATTTTAGAAATTGGTACTCTAGGTGGATATAGCACAATATGGCTTGCGAGAGTATTATCTGTAGGAGGCCGTGTTGTTATATTGGAAGCAAGTGAAAAACATGCTGAAATTGCCTGCAGTAATATTGAACGAGCTAATTTGAGTGATAGGATTGAAATACGAACCGGATTAGCATTAGCAGTAAATAGAAAATGAGAAGTATGAGCCATTTGATTTTATTTTCATAGATGCAGATAAACAAAATAACCCTACTTATTTTGAATGGGCACTGAAACTATCACGCCCTGGTACTGTTATTATTAGAGATAATGTAGTACGAGAAGGGGAAGTTATTGATGCTTCAAGTGATGATTCTCGTGTACATGGGATACGCCGATTCTACGAATTAATAGCAACTGAACCACGTGTCAGTGCAACAGCGCTTCAAACTGTAGGGAGTAAAGGGTACGATGGATTTGTAATAGCAGTTGTTAAAGAGTGATAAGGTTTGAAAGTCTATTATACATATAGTAGATTTTAAGGGAGTGAGCGGGAGATAATGAACGAAGCAGCACAACAATATTGGGAAGGGTATTGGAAAGGCGAAGAGGTGCCAAAGTCAGTGAGTACATGGAAATTTGGTGATACCCCTAATCGTTTAGCGCAGCAAGTAGTTGAAGGAACGAAAACAGCAACTTGTTCTGCATATCTTTTATATGAATTAGAGAATATACCGTTACCAACTACAGAGGACTATGGTGTTATTTTGGATCAAGATGATAATCCAGTAGCAATCGTTAAAACGACGGAAGTAACGATAGTACCTATGAATGAAATTACAGAAGAATTCGCGATTGCCGAAGGAGACGGAAGTTATAAAAATTGGAAAGAGATTCATGAAAAATATTTCAGAAGTAAATTGAATGAAATGGGCCATGAATTTTCCGAAGATATGTTACTTGTATGTGAACGTTTTAGACGAATAGATATGAAAAAATAGGAGGAGAGAAAATGAAAAAGATGTTTCAAAAATTATAACGTGTATGGTGTATAACATATTTAGAACGTGGACCTCCAAAATATATAAAAGTATATTTTGAAATTCAAATGTGGAGGTTGTAAAACAGATGAGAAGCGAAAAAGAAATGATGGATTTAATTATAGATACAGCAAAAGAAGATGAAAGAATTCGAGCTGTCATTATGAATGGATCACGTGTGAATCCGAATGTGAAAAAAGATTGTTTTCAAGACTATGATATTATTTATGTTGTAAAAGAAATACAGTCATTTACGTCTAATCATAATTGGATTAAAAGATTTGGAGAAATAATGATTGTGCAAATGCCGGAAGAAATGTCTTTAGTTCCAGCTGAAGAAGATGGAAAGTTTCCGTATTTAATGCAGTTTATGGATGGAAATCGGATTGATTTGACACTAGTTCCAATTGAATTAATAAATGACTTTATTGGAAAAGATAGTTTAAGTAAGCTTCTTCTTGATAAAGACAAATGTATTGGAGAGCTTCCACCAGTAAGTGATGCGGATTACCTTATAAAGAAGCCCACAGCGAAAGAGTTTTCGGATTGCTGCAATGAATTTTGGTGGTGCAGTACAAATGTAGCGAAAGGGTTATGGAGAGAAGAGCTTTCTTACGTAAAAGGAATGCTGGAAGGCCCTGTGCGAGATATGTTAATCGTAATGCTAGAATGGCATATTGGGATAAAAACGAATTATATAGTCAATGCTGGAAAGTTTGGGAAGCATTTCGAGCAATATCTTGAAAAAGATATATGGGAGCAATATAGAGAGACATTTTGCAATGCAGAATATGAAAACATTTGGGATTCATGTTTTGTAATGTGTAATTTGTTTAGGAAAATAGCGAATGAGATTGCTAACACTTATGAATATCAATACCCGCAAGGCGAAGATGACAGAGTGACGACTTATTTAAAACATGTGAAAGCTTTACCGAAAGATAGTACATCGATTTATTAATTGTATAAAGCAGTAAGACTGTCCTAATCACGGACAGTCTTATTTTTGTTCATGAATAAGAATTTCCCTAACAAAGTGTGGATAAATCACATATGAAATTTTAGGGAGGTTTTTAATCATGTATTATTTATATCCATTCGAAATGACGAGTCCTTTTCAATTGAATACTTCTTTGTATAGAGATGTTTACATGTCGTATGTAAATGTGCCATATTATGAGAGTTATTTTTATACAATACCTTATGCATTGCATGCCCCTATTAATAACCAAGTTCAAACTAAGGGAGAAGATAGAGGGTCTTGGACACCTTTTTCATGGGTTGAAAAGTATGCTTATGCATTCTCCGGTCCTTATAATAAAGCGGAAGTCGCGCTTACATTTGACGATGGGCCGGATCTCGTATTTACTCCA
The DNA window shown above is from Bacillus clarus and carries:
- a CDS encoding ASCH domain-containing protein, which translates into the protein MNEAAQQYWEGYWKGEEVPKSVSTWKFGDTPNRLAQQVVEGTKTATCSAYLLYELENIPLPTTEDYGVILDQDDNPVAIVKTTEVTIVPMNEITEEFAIAEGDGSYKNWKEIHEKYFRSKLNEMGHEFSEDMLLVCERFRRIDMKK
- a CDS encoding 3-ketoacyl-ACP reductase, which encodes MAELLQGKNALITGAGRGIGRAVAIALAKEGVNVGLLARSEENLKAVAKEVEAEGVKAVIATADVSSYEEVTTAIETLKNGLGSIDILINNAGISKFGKFLELDVADWEKIIQVNLMGVYYATRAALPSMIEQQSGDIINISSTAGQKGAPVTSAYSASKFGVLGLTESLAMEVRKHNIRVTALTPSTVATDMAVDLGLTDGNPDKVMQAEDIAEFIVAQLKLNKRIFIKSAGLWSTNP
- the hitR gene encoding envelope stress response regulator transcription factor HitR → MIPKILIVDDDPHIRELVSVFLEREGFQTYEAVDGVDALRKIEEVKVDMAILDIMMPNMDGFDLCYELRKYYDIPILMLTAKGETSQKVKGFHLGTDDYLVKPFDPLELVVRVKALLKRYQITVSQSIQVGNVLLNRKTFEVTVGERTVPLPLKEFELLFTLGSKAGRTCSREQLIEDVWGYDFEGNERTLDVHINRLREKFQEERSKFSIKTIRGLGYRLEVSK
- a CDS encoding alpha/beta fold hydrolase, whose amino-acid sequence is MQTNKHTEKKTIIFIHGLVGNRRAFKKEYKRFSSSYNIITYDLLGHGEDKGQAIDFSLNRLVEQLLDLYEKEGIEEAHICALSYGCYIATIFAHTYPEKVLSICHIGGHYNNPSRLYSVFQNFWEKRGDEYSTWLSQYANTIFPSGILKANPFAVISKNIYYRFGLQLHSSIIVESLKHRLEFDLKSKLKELSHPILWVMGEHDHLYKSCLFDLKSILPNVLYKEIPLAGHAANLFRPNYFHDLYAQFLHGKLK
- a CDS encoding ABC transporter ATP-binding protein; this translates as MEVRNIEKKKGNWRQFLRLIQDTNPPKGILVFALIMSLFSTGASLFIPMLTKGLVDNFSLSSISTGQIVGLVVFFVVQTIAAGLSIYLLNYIGQKIVAGLRERLWGKVLILPVSYYDQNRTGDTISRMTNDTGVVKTLISEHLSNLLTGGISIVGSLIVLFVLDWKMTVLLLTVIPLSVLILVPLGRKMYKISKTLQDETASFTSVLTQVLSEIRLVKSSNTETREYENGNKGIQKLLQFGLKEGKVQALISPVMSFVLMALLVIIVGYGGMRVSSGALTTGELVAFILYLVQIIMPMSQLSMFFTQFQKAIGATERINTILEYEVEDHVTGVKVKNAKQPIVIENVDFEYNEEEKILKNIDFTIESGKVTAIVGPSGSGKTTLFSLLERFYEPTSGVIKLGEEPISTYSLQSWRRQIGYVSQDSPLIDGTIRDNICYGVEGEVIDEEIERVAAMAYVDAFIHDLPSGYATEVGERGVKLSGGQRQRIAIARALLRNPQILMLDEATSSLDSKSESVVQKALNNLMKGRTTLVIAHRLSTVVDADKIIFIEKGNLTGSGSHDELLRSHDMYREFATQQLKIKEGAL
- the hitS gene encoding envelope stress sensor histidine kinase HitS, giving the protein MRKRERMSKSKILKVIGAIIALFSFLTIIWSIAFFVASSVIKALEIKVSPFVTFLISDMVGFLFIVLIWILIGVLMRPRREAMIRTIIEPIQKIAKGDFSVKIRNEEQYDGEIGVLVKSINDMTDELNAMERMRQDFVSNVSHEIQSPLTSIKGFARALQEDTLSDEKRKHYLTIIETETTRLSKLSQNLLKLTLLESEEYSPVRETYRLDQQLKRIVLNSEPLWSEKELELELELDKVFITADQESMNQVWINLIHNSIKFTPNGGAITVILKQNDERAEVRICDTGIGISQEQKQHIFERFYKADSSRNRTHGGSGLGLAIVKKVIDLHKGEIKVESAEGKGAAFIVRIPI
- the entFM gene encoding enterotoxin EntFM: MKKVIAGLAAASVAGVAVPGMDSAHAQVSNDALKEINGQTQTQNQTTVTETETKAVETTSELKYTVTADVLNVRSGAGTGHNVISKVKEGQVLQVIGQENGWFKVSVNGQTGYVSGDFVTTGGKKDTAVQQGTGTYTVNVSSLNVRTGPSASHTILGSVNKGKTVQVVGEVQDWFKINFNGGTGYVSKDFVTKGGSAVSNETQQPTNNNNTTVQTGGSYVVNTGALKVRTGPATYNPVIGGVTNGKVLNVIGAENGWYKINHNGRTGYVSADYVKFVKGGVNNVVTGGNEGTNNEGTNNQGTNNQVQKPTAPTGGDTSSIAGFARSLNGSKYVFGGQTTAGFDCSGFIHYVLNQTGHSGARQTVAGYWSSKTKTSNPQPGDLVYFSNTYKSGLSHMGVYLGNGQFISAENESVGVRISSINNSYWAKHLTGYTKAY
- a CDS encoding DUF3139 domain-containing protein, which encodes MSMKKRKWFLSLIVIGLCIILLGIYLSYGNPLNYKAIEKDTADYLQNTKNYKQEDIQSITGEYTPLYNTSYYTKVVFKDEPYFTYFYKYDENKIIIQDTSILGKHTESFENLNLNWALFDQLVDGIHENLKERGLSEKKDYSIRYIQFIDVDDDKNGAGAFVDFEKDKESHYVYRMNNEGKAYQYSCKNGKGTFKE
- a CDS encoding aminoglycoside 6-adenylyltransferase, which produces MRSEKEMMDLIIDTAKEDERIRAVIMNGSRVNPNVKKDCFQDYDIIYVVKEIQSFTSNHNWIKRFGEIMIVQMPEEMSLVPAEEDGKFPYLMQFMDGNRIDLTLVPIELINDFIGKDSLSKLLLDKDKCIGELPPVSDADYLIKKPTAKEFSDCCNEFWWCSTNVAKGLWREELSYVKGMLEGPVRDMLIVMLEWHIGIKTNYIVNAGKFGKHFEQYLEKDIWEQYRETFCNAEYENIWDSCFVMCNLFRKIANEIANTYEYQYPQGEDDRVTTYLKHVKALPKDSTSIY